The genome window TGACAAGGATGGAATTCGTCCGAAGAGTATTCGCGTTCAACTCTATGCCAATGATCAAAAAGTCGGTCAAGAAGTAGAATTGTCAGCTGAAAACAAGTGGACCCATACCTTTGCAGATTTAGATGAAAAAGCAAATGGAAACACCATCACTTATACAGTGAGAGAAGTCAGTGTTCCAAAGGGCTATGAAGCTCGTAATGACGAGGATCGTAAAGGAAATGTTGTGATTACTAACAAGCATGTTCCAAAAGAAACTCCAAAACAACCAACTCCTCCAAGTTCTTCTGAACCAAAGAAACCGGGTCAACCTGAACCTAAAAAACCAAGCCAACCAGAGCCGAAGAAACCAGGCAAGATCTTAGGATTCTTACCAAATACAGGTACGACCATCTCTATTATTAGCTTAGTTTTAGCCTTTGTCTTGGCAAGCATTGCAGCTTATATTTTGAAGAAAAAGAAAAAATAAGCTAGTGCTTCCTTTATAAAATGAAACAAACACCAGAGATGGTGTTTGTTTTTTTATAGTGGCCTCTTATAATTGTCTTGCGATCATTCTCATGGGCGCTTGCTCTATTTTTTAATTCCCGAACGTTTTCAAAAAAAATTCAGAAAATTCTTGACTTCTATGAAAATCGGAGTATGATTAGTTGTGAACTGTTGAACAATCATTTTCAAGAAAATCCCTGATGTCGACTAAGGGATCTGTGAAAGGAGAAGCGGTTCAAATCGAAAATCTATAGAGCGTTGCGTCCGAAAGTCTAAACAGACACGGCTCTTTAAAAACAAAAGGAGAAGATTATGAAAACAGAACCGATTCATCGTACCAGTATGTGGAAATTTAAGTTAAGTGCTGCCACCATGACTTTGATTCCCGCTGCCGTGGGGATTAACTATGTTGCCAAAGCCTTGGCGGAGGGGTTAAAGTTGCCCGTTTGGCTGGGGTCTTTGGGAACCTTTCTTGCCAGCATGTTGGCTGGGCCGGTTGCCGGTGCCATCAGTGGTTTCATCAACAACGTGATCTATGGGCTGACCTTATCGCCAATTTCAACCGTGTATGCGATTACCAGCATCGGAATTGGGATTGCTGTCGGAGTTTTGCACGCCAATGGGTGGTTCTCGTCAGCGCGACGAGTATTTGTTTCTGCTATTATTATTGCCATCGTTTCAGCTGTCATTTCAACGCCACTCAACGTCATCTTTTGGGGTGGTCAGACCGGTATCGCTTGGGGTGACTCATTGTTTGCGGTAATGTCTGCCAATCATGCACCAAAGTGGCTGGCATCATTTACCGATGAGTTTGTCTTGGATATTTTGGATAAAGTCTGTGTGGCCTACCTGGCATTCTTCATCTATCGTCAGCTGCCGAAGCGGATGGTGCACTTCTTTAGCGGTGATAAATGATGACTGATCAAACATTGATTTCTGGAGCGCCACGGGTCAAGTTCAAGTGGTACCAGGTGATCGATCCGATTACTAAGCTCTTGTTCATCTTGGACATGACGTTGTTGAGCTTTGCCAGTATGAATTTATTGCTTCAGGCCGGATTAATTCTTGTCGCAACACTGCTACTGTTATTTTCCAAATTGAGTTCTACCATCTTTAAGGCGCTGGGATTCAGCCTGTTTATGATTTGCACCATGCTGATCATCCAAGGGTTATTTTACAGTCGGAATCAAACTGTGCTGTTTTCTGTGCTTGGGGTGTCGTTCTACAAAGAAGGCCTGATTTACGCCACCACTCTGGGTTGTCGAGTATTGGTGATTATTTTGACCAGTGGCTTTTTTATGGTGACCACGAGTATTTCAGAAAACGCGGCCTATTTGGAACTGTCCGGATTGTCTTATAAAACCGTCTACGTTCTGATGTCGGTGTGTTATATTTTGCCGGAAATGATGCGCAATATGCGGAAAATCCAGCAGGCACAAAAAGTTCGCGGAACCAATCCGCAAAAAACGTTGATTCAGAAATTAAAGTCAATCCTGCCGGTTCTAATTCCATTGGTGATTAAGACCTTGGATCAATCGATGGCGCGGTCGATTTCTCTCCAACTGAGAGGTTTTGATAATCCCAACCGGACTGTCAGAACCTCCCAGCGCGTGTATCGCCTGTCGCGGACGCTGCACATTGGTCTGACTGGATTGGCAATTTTATTGATTGGGTGGAAGATATGGACGATGATAAACGGATTGTAATTGAAAATTTGACCACCCGTTATCCGGGTACTGAGCAACCACAACTGCGTCAGATTAACGCGGAGGTTCATACCGGCCAGGTGGTTGGGATTATCGGGAATAGCCACTCCGGCAAATCGACATTGTGCCGTGTGCTGGCAGGGGTCATTCCCAAAATGGTGTCTGCTGAGATTGAGGGCGACTGGCACATGTTTGGCCAGCGAGTGTCCGACAATTGGCCCGTTTATAATGCCATGAATGGAGTTGTACTGCAAAATCCAGCTGGCCAACTAAGCGGGTTGGCAGACACGGTTGCCGATGAAATCGCCTTTGACTTGATTAATCAGGGAATGGCTGAAGGACTGATTCAAAAACGGGTTGAAGAAGTTGCCACGCAAATGGGGCTGATTGAACAGCTGAATTTGCGTCCCGAGAGCCTTTCCGGTGGTCAGAGCCAGCGGTTGGCAATTGCCACGGCGATTGCGACTAACCCGGCTGTTTTGATTATGGATGATCCGACCAGTCAGATGGATCCCCTTGGCCGCCGACAATTTTTCCAATGGCTGGCCCAAGTCAAAGAGACGACTGTCTTCATTGTCACCAGTGAAATTGACGATTTGTGCGAAGTCGCCGACGTTGTGTGGGTGCTGCACGAGGGTCAAATGGTAGCCCAGGGCAGGCCGGGTGAGGTGTTTAATCATTTGGAAGCTGACTGGCAGATTCCAGCCCCGACAATCCAGCAACTTGCTCAAAAAATGGATTGGCGCTTGGCTGATGGCCGGTGTCCGGTGAATGACGCTGAACTGAAGGAGGTTTGTTATGTCCACAATTGAACTGAACCACCTGACGTTCACTTATCCGGAACGGTCCTTTAGCTTGGATGTTGAAGACAAACTCTTCGCCGATCCGATGGTGGCGATTGTCGGCCAAAATGGTGCCGGCAAATCAACGCTCTTCAAATTGTTGACGGGCTTGCTGACACCACAAACCGGTGTGATTAAGATCGATGGAGAAAATTTTAATGATCTTAAACCAGTCGAAAAGTTACTGAAGGTTGGGATTACTTTTCAGAATCCTGACGATCAGCTTTTCAACCCGACCGTTCAACGAGAGGTGGAGTGGAGTGTCGCGCAGGTCATGGATGACCACGACACGATTACGAGGCGGGCTTTAGCGGCTCTAAAAAGAGTTGGCTTGGATGATAAAACAGCTGAAAGTCCATATGACCTGTCATTGTCGGAACGCAAGCTGTTGAGCGTTGCCACAGTTTTGGCAGTGGATCCGGCGATTTATTTATTTGATGAGCCGATGATGTCGCTTGATTGGGAAAGCCGGCGCAAGTTGACCGCAATTTTCCATCAGTTGGCTGATTCGGGCCACCAAGTTGTGACCATCACCCATGACATGGATTGGGTCGCCGCCGAGTTTGAGTCGGTGTATGTTATGGAACACGGGAAGTTTGGCTTCGCCGGCAGTCCACGGGAATTGTTCAGCGATCACGAACTTGTCCAGCGAGTGGGATTACTACCACCGCGGATTATGGACATAGCGAAGTCGCTGGGTGATTCACAGACATATTTATCGGTTAATGATTATTGCCAGAAAAATCGAGATGTATAGAAAAAGTCACCTCTGCGGGTTTTCCAGGTTGAAGGATTAACTTCAGCTTCTGGCAAGAACTCACATGGGTGACTTTTGTGTTTAATAACGTTTCATGATCATCGGGTGCTTCCTCAGATCACTCGGTTTGGTTTTACTTTATTTCATGGTCATAATCATATACCATTTCTTTTGGATCTTTTGTTTGACTAATACAAAATAGGTCTTCATAGGTCTTCGCATTTTTAGCGCCCATTAGGATCATCAGTATAATTTTCTGAATTAGGAGACTGTCCCATCACTATTCGAACTTTGTCTCCCAACTTACGCTGTTCCCATTCATCCGTGAATCCTTTAAATCGCAATTCTGGAACTTTCTTTTTAACTGAATCATCTATTTTCGCCATAGTCCCCACCATTTTATTGGTTTTTCTTGATTTACTTTATCAACAGTCTCGTTGGTTGGTACCAATGGAGTAAGGCAGCTAAGAAGGGGTATTAGTGACAATTAATAAAATGCATGAGGTTGGGCATGTTGCCCCACCTCTTTTTATGATATACTAGAGTAGTTTTTGAGACTTGTAAAAAATGTTTTTTTTAGTTCAAATTTAAAAAAGAAAAGGGGAGAACATGGACATCTTTTTGAGGAGCATATCAGGGATTCTCGTCATCCTGGGCATGATTTTAGTGGGCTTTATCATTGGTGAAAAAGGCTGGTTCGATGACAAGTCACGTGGCTTGATCGCTAAATTGGTCACTCAAGTTGCTCTGCCCTGCTACATGCTCTACACCATCACACAGCGCTTCACGGCAGCTGACCTTCTAAAAATGTTGCCAGCCTTGCGATTTCCTGCCCTGTCTATGGTTATTTTACTTGGCATCGCGACAGCAGTAGCTAGAATTTTTGCAGTGAGACAGGACCGCCGTGGCCTCTTTATTTCCATGTTTTTTAATTCCAATACGATTTTTGTGGGTCTTCCCATCAACCAGGCCCTCTTTGGGGATGACAGCATTCCCTATGTTTTGATCTATTACATGTGTAATACGACCTTTTTCTGGACCTTGGGGACCTATCTCATCCAGCGGGATGGTGAGGGAGAAGCTCGGTTTGATCTCAAAACGAGTCTGAAAAAAGTCTTTTCTCCGCCACTCATGGGCTTTCTCTTGGGACTAGTCTTGGTGATGCTGCAGATCAAGTTGCCAGCCTTTCTAGCCAGTGATTTGCAGTATCTGGGTAATTTAACAACCCCTTTATCCATGATATTCATCGGTTTGTCAGTGTCTCATGTAGGTGTGAAGCAGTTGGTTCTGGGAAAAGATCAGCTATTGATTCTACTAGGTCGCTTCCTGGTTGCCCCTCTCTTGATGGCGACCATCGTCTACTGGTTGCCTCTTCCAAGCTTGATGAAGCAAGTCTTTATCATCCAGTCCGCCATGCCTGTGATGACCAATGCGCCGGTTGTTGCCAGACTCTACGGAGCTGATAGTGATTATGCAGCCGTCATGGTGACAGAGACGACCCTTGCAACCATGGTGGTGATCCCTATTCTTATGCTGTTGATGGCTTAACAAATAGAAACTACAAAAGCTCAAGTTTTAAAAAAACTTGAGCTTTTCTTATAACAAGGCTAACAAGATGGTGAGGACCAGAGCGATGCCCGTCCGAATCAGATGGTGGGCTGGATGGAAGTTTCCTTTGTGTTTCCCATTCCAATAGGCCCCGTAGCAAATCAAACCACAGCCGATCAGCCAAAGGACTAGAGCGACAATCGGTAAAAAGAAGTAGAGGATGAGAGATAAGGTCGCAAGGCTACTTCCGATGAGGAGAAATGTATTTCCTAGAGTGTGATTCCCTTTTTTAACTTCAGAAAGAGAAGCCAATAAGTGAAGAAGAGCAAAAGCAAGGGCAAAGAAGGCTGTAAAAAAGCCGAGAAGAATGTGGAAGAACATAGGGTTTCCTTTCTAAGATATGATTGCCTGAGTACTATTTTTTATGACTGATTTTATGAAGAATCATAAATGATACTACAAGATTTAAAATAATAACCAATAAGGTAAAAAGAGAGTAACCATAAAGTTTAATTGGAAATTCATTTTTGAGATTGCAAAGAGCAAACAAACTCGTTAAAATGCCCGTCAACAATCCAGGCACATATTTTCGTATAACGATTGTTTGAATCAGATGTCCGAAAACATGGTAGATATAAGCGATTATGATGCTTGCGTAAATGCTATAGTTGTTAAACTGGTAACTAAGATATAGCGATGTCATTAGGATCAGAAATTGCTCCAAGACAATGGCATTGAAAGCAAAAGGAGTGTAATAAGATAGGATTCGATTGTTTGGATACTGGATTGATATTTTTTTGACAAAGGATGGCATCCAAACGATTTCTTCCAGTTCGTGAAGCATGAAGAGTGATGGAAATAGAAAGTAAAATTGCACGCTGGTCATTGAAAATACTCCCTTCTAGTTCGAGCCCACTTTCAGTATCTCCAAATAAAACTGGGTCACTTCTTGTTCGGTGTAGGACTTGCCTTTTTTCAACCACCAGCTGAGGGTTTCGATGAAATGGCTGACGACCAGGTGTTTGAGGTAGGAGTGAGGGATGGTTGGATGGGACTTGATGAGTTCATCTGCTACCATTGGATAGACATCGTGTTCCAGCTCTTTTCGCAGTTGCCGGATGAAATAATCGTTTTTAGAGAGCAAGAGACTGGTCACATGGTCTTGATTTTTCTTGAAATGCTGGAAGATATGGGCCAGGTAGTCTTGTGGTGAGAGGTGTTCAGCACGCTCAAAGAGATGGTGAAAGAGCTTTTGACAGAGTTCATCTAGCAATAATTCCTTACTTTCGTAATGGCTGTAAAAGGTTGATCGCCCCACATCGGCTAAGTCAATGATTTCTTGAACCGTGATGGCCTCGTAGTCTTTTTGGTTGAGTAATTGTAAAAAAGCTTGATAGATAGCTTTTCGAGTTTTGGTGATACGACGATCCTGTTCTGTCATATGGACACCTAGAACAAACTGTTCAGTAACGTACACCCTAAACGGTTTGCCCCTATCCTTTCTGTTGATAGTAGTGGATAATAGATCATGAAGGGAAGAGATAGTAGTCTCATCTCTCAGAAAATCTATAGAAATAAATGTTTGACGCAGTAGCTGATTGGTCTCTTTTTCGCTCTTTAACTCCACTACAAAGAGTACCTAATCAACCTTGCGGGGGTGGGAATACGAATAAATTTTTATAAAAATTTATTCTGTCCCACTCCCATTATAACAGAGGATTAAGGATTATGAAGACAAAACATGCGGTCTGGATCGCTTTTTTCTTGAATTTGAGTTATGCCATTGTTGAGTTTATTGCAGGAGGGATTTTTGGATCCAGCGCAGTCCTTGCGGATTCGGTCCATGACTTGGGAGATGCGATCGCTATTGGGATCTCCGCCTTTCTAGAGAGTATTTCCAATCGTGAAGAAGACAGCCGCTATACCTTGGGCTACAAGCGCTTTAGCCTTTTAGGGGCCATGGTAACGGCAGTGATTCTCATGACAGGGTCCGTTCTGGTTATTTTGGAAAATATAACGAAAATCTTTCATCCACAACCTGTCAACGATGAGGGCATCCTTTGGCTAGGAATCATAGCCGTCAGCATCAATGTGCTAGCGAGCCTCGTCATTCGCAAAGGGCAAACCAAGAACGAATCCATTCTCAGCCTGCACTTTCTTGAAGATACCTTGGGTTGGGTGGCTGTCATTCTGATGGCTATTGTCCTCCGATTTACCGACTGGTATATCCTGGATCCGCTCTTATCTCTTGCTATTTCCATCTTTATTCTGTCAAAAGCCATTCCACGTTTTTGGAGCACGCTCAGGATTTTCCTCGATGCCGTGCCAGAAGGAGTAGATATCCAGCAAGTCAAGAGTGATTTGGAGCAGTTGGACCATGTGGCTAGTATCAATCAGCTAAACCTATGGACCATGGATGGCTTAGAAAAAAACGCTATTGTCCATGTTTGTCTGGAGCATGTTAACCACATGGAGGTTTGTAAAGAAGCGATTCGTACCTTGCTCAAAGATTGCGGCTTTCAAAACGTTACTATAGAGGTTGATGAAGACTTAGCAACTCATCGAGCCCACAAGCGCAATATTGAGGAGTTAGAAACCGATCAAGATCATGGGCATGATCATCACCACCATTAATGACGACTTGGTATGAGCAGAAGCCTAAGAAAAAGTGTATACTATAGATAAGGAAGCAATAGAAAGTAGGTTGTTCCTATGAAGAAAACAGTCTATACAAAAGCTGGGCAAGTGGGTCTAGTAGAAGTGGAGTGTCCACAGATTGAAGCACCAGATGATGTTATTCTCCGTATCGTCCGCACCTGTGTTTGTGGATCCGATCTATGGAGCTACCGCAATCCAGATATTGAAGCAGGTCATCAAAATAGTGGCCACGAAGCCATTGGGATCGTCGAAGAAATCGGTGAGGCCATTACCACGGTCAAACCAGGAGACTTTGTCATCGCGCCTTTCACCCATGGCTGTGGGGAGTGTGATGCCTGTCGTGCAGGTTATGATGGGACGTGTGACCGCCATATCGGCACTAACTGGTCTGACGGGGTTCAAGCAGAGTACATCCGTTTCCACTTTGCCAATTGGGCTCTTGTCAAAATTCCAGGGCAACCTTCTGATTATACAGAAGCTATGCTTAAATCCTTCTTGACGCTAGCAGATGTCATGCCGACGGGCTATCATGCGGCGCGTGTAGCAGATGTGCAAAAAGGTGACAAAGTCGTGGTCATTGGTGACGGTGCTGTTGGCCAATGTGCTGTCATTGCAGCTAAGATGCGTGGTGCATCGCAAATCGTCCTTATGAGTCGCCACGAAGACCGTCAACAAATGGCCTTGGAGTCAGGTGCGACAGCTGTTGTGGCTGAGCGTGGTGAAGAAGGCATTGCCAAGGTCCGTGAAATCCTTGGTGGCGGAGCAGATGCGGCCCTTGAATGTGTCGGTACCGCAGCAGCTGTTGATCAAGCCCTTGGGGTGCTTCATAATGGTGGGCGTTTAGGTTTTGTCGGTGTCCCTCATTACAATAATCGTGCCCTTGGTTCGACCTTTGCCCAAAACATTTCGGTGGCAGGTGGGGCAGCCTCTGTTACTACCTATGACAAGCAGTTCTTGCTCAAGGCTGTACTTGATGGCGACATCAACCCAGGTCGCGTCTTTACTCATAGCTATAGCTTGGATGAGATTGATCAAGCCTATAAAGATATGGATGAACGTAAGACGATTAAGGCTATGATTGTACTGGACTAACGAAAAAATTCTAGTAGAAAATATCTACTAGAATTTTTTAATACAATTCCCAATCCGGACTTGAAAATTTCTTGGTTCGGGTCATATAAAAATGGATAAAGTGAACTTCCATTGCTAAAGTCATCACGGTTGCGATGGTAATGACAATGGTTGGATTGGCTGAGAAAAGAAGGGAGAGAACCAGTCCGATAAGGAACATCCCTGCTTGCAAACCATAATAGAGCTTGTCATACTTGAGGTGACTCTTGTTAAAATAGCCATTTGCAAGGATAGCAGCTTGAAAGAGGCCGATACCCGTATAGAAGAAGCCAGTCGCAAAATGGTGATGGACTTCTGGATTGACCAAGAAACTCATAGACACAGTCACCATAATCAAGCCGATGAAAATTGGATAGTGACTATAAATTAGGAAGATTCCCTTATTCTTTCCTTCTTCATCAATGGCATGGTCAAACTTACCAAAGTAATTCATAAAGAGGTTGACCATGATGATAAAGTAAAGGATAGAGTGGATAGAGAAATTTTCAAGTGTAAAAAAATCTGCAAGGCCCATAATCATCTCACCAAAAGTGATGATAACTAAAAGCGAGATGCGTTCAATCAGGTGGGGGAGATTAATCTGAAAAAGACTTGTATGTCGAGTTAAGATAATAGGCATGACGAAGGTCAAGAGAATCCCTAGCATATAGACATAGATACCAAAATCTATCGGAAGAAGTGCAGCTATGTAGATAGCCAAGGTCCTGAGCCCTGTCATCCAAAGAAAGCCCTTGATACTTTTTCGATTGGCTGGAGTAGTAGACTTACGCAAATACTCTACTAAGTATTGGAGAAATAGGGTTAAGGTCAGGGTTCCCACTGTCCAGCAGAAGGTATGAAAGTAGCTCTGCCAGTCATTGGTAATCATGTTTGAGATTAAGAGCAACATTGCCATATTGATGAACATGACGGTCATATTGAAAAGGGAATTCTTTCCATAGCGGTTGGTATAGACGGTCTGAATCATCCAAGAATTGACCAAAACCAGAAGTGTCATCAGGAAACCAAAGATGGCATCTAATGATAAGACTCCATGGTGAAGATGATGGATAAGGGCAGTGGTTTTGGAAATAGCGTAAACAAAGACCAGATCATAAAAGAGTTCACTATACTCAACCCGTTTGTGTTTGATAAGATTTGACATGGGTTATCCTTTCTGCGATGTTTGAACAATTTATTATATCAGAAAAATGACAGTATATGATGGAAGGAAGGGGAGTAGACCAATCAATTTCATTGTGACGCAAATTGTCATTACATGACAACAGTTGATGTAGCCTATTTACTAGGATACTCCGAAGTGTCTTCCTTCTCACGAGCCTTTAAAAAATGGACCGGACAGACTATTTCAGAGTATCGCGAGTAGATGCAGACAGAAGCTTAACAGCAGAAATTTCCATTATCAACACCAGATGTATTCATCTGGTGTTTTTATCTTTCTGAAAAAAATGAAATTTTCTACTTGACAAGTGAGTGTTCACTCACTATAATAGATTTATCATTAAAAAGTGAGTGAACACTCACCTGGGAGGAAGTAGATGAAAACATTGCTACATTTACAAGATTTACAAAAATCTTTTGGTCAACAACTTGTGTTAAACCACGTTGGTTTTGAATTACAGTCTGGGGAAATCATTGGTCTAATCGGTCCTTCTGGTGCTGGTAAATCAACCATGATAAAAACCATGTTAGGAATGGAAAAGGCAGATAGCGGTATCGCTTTAGTCTTAGACCACACCATGCCCAATCGTCATATTCTGGGAGATATTGGCTATATGGCCCAGTCTGATGCTTTATATGAGGCTTTGTCAGGACAAGAAAATTTGGAATTTTTCGGTCAGCTAAAAGGCCTTTCCAAAAAAGACTTAAAGGATGAAATTGCCCATGTGGCTCAGGTGGTAGATTTAACAGAGCACTTAAATAAGGCTGTGTCTGGTTATTCCGGAGGCATGAAACGACGCTTGTCGCTGGCGATTGCGCTTTTAGGAAATCCTCAACTCCTGATTTTGGACGAACCGACAGTTG of Streptococcus sp. S5 contains these proteins:
- a CDS encoding cation diffusion facilitator family transporter codes for the protein MKTKHAVWIAFFLNLSYAIVEFIAGGIFGSSAVLADSVHDLGDAIAIGISAFLESISNREEDSRYTLGYKRFSLLGAMVTAVILMTGSVLVILENITKIFHPQPVNDEGILWLGIIAVSINVLASLVIRKGQTKNESILSLHFLEDTLGWVAVILMAIVLRFTDWYILDPLLSLAISIFILSKAIPRFWSTLRIFLDAVPEGVDIQQVKSDLEQLDHVASINQLNLWTMDGLEKNAIVHVCLEHVNHMEVCKEAIRTLLKDCGFQNVTIEVDEDLATHRAHKRNIEELETDQDHGHDHHHH
- a CDS encoding energy-coupling factor transporter transmembrane component T, producing MTDQTLISGAPRVKFKWYQVIDPITKLLFILDMTLLSFASMNLLLQAGLILVATLLLLFSKLSSTIFKALGFSLFMICTMLIIQGLFYSRNQTVLFSVLGVSFYKEGLIYATTLGCRVLVIILTSGFFMVTTSISENAAYLELSGLSYKTVYVLMSVCYILPEMMRNMRKIQQAQKVRGTNPQKTLIQKLKSILPVLIPLVIKTLDQSMARSISLQLRGFDNPNRTVRTSQRVYRLSRTLHIGLTGLAILLIGWKIWTMINGL
- a CDS encoding energy-coupling factor ABC transporter ATP-binding protein, producing MSTIELNHLTFTYPERSFSLDVEDKLFADPMVAIVGQNGAGKSTLFKLLTGLLTPQTGVIKIDGENFNDLKPVEKLLKVGITFQNPDDQLFNPTVQREVEWSVAQVMDDHDTITRRALAALKRVGLDDKTAESPYDLSLSERKLLSVATVLAVDPAIYLFDEPMMSLDWESRRKLTAIFHQLADSGHQVVTITHDMDWVAAEFESVYVMEHGKFGFAGSPRELFSDHELVQRVGLLPPRIMDIAKSLGDSQTYLSVNDYCQKNRDV
- a CDS encoding ABC transporter ATP-binding protein encodes the protein MKTLLHLQDLQKSFGQQLVLNHVGFELQSGEIIGLIGPSGAGKSTMIKTMLGMEKADSGIALVLDHTMPNRHILGDIGYMAQSDALYEALSGQENLEFFGQLKGLSKKDLKDEIAHVAQVVDLTEHLNKAVSGYSGGMKRRLSLAIALLGNPQLLILDEPTVGIDPSLRKKIWKELITLRDKGVGILVTTHVMDEAELTDKVGLLLGGNIIAFDTPKNLKESYGVSSIEEVFLKAEGE
- a CDS encoding zinc-binding dehydrogenase yields the protein MKKTVYTKAGQVGLVEVECPQIEAPDDVILRIVRTCVCGSDLWSYRNPDIEAGHQNSGHEAIGIVEEIGEAITTVKPGDFVIAPFTHGCGECDACRAGYDGTCDRHIGTNWSDGVQAEYIRFHFANWALVKIPGQPSDYTEAMLKSFLTLADVMPTGYHAARVADVQKGDKVVVIGDGAVGQCAVIAAKMRGASQIVLMSRHEDRQQMALESGATAVVAERGEEGIAKVREILGGGADAALECVGTAAAVDQALGVLHNGGRLGFVGVPHYNNRALGSTFAQNISVAGGAASVTTYDKQFLLKAVLDGDINPGRVFTHSYSLDEIDQAYKDMDERKTIKAMIVLD
- a CDS encoding glucuronide permease; the encoded protein is MFFHILLGFFTAFFALAFALLHLLASLSEVKKGNHTLGNTFLLIGSSLATLSLILYFFLPIVALVLWLIGCGLICYGAYWNGKHKGNFHPAHHLIRTGIALVLTILLALL
- a CDS encoding HXXEE domain-containing protein → MTSVQFYFLFPSLFMLHELEEIVWMPSFVKKISIQYPNNRILSYYTPFAFNAIVLEQFLILMTSLYLSYQFNNYSIYASIIIAYIYHVFGHLIQTIVIRKYVPGLLTGILTSLFALCNLKNEFPIKLYGYSLFTLLVIILNLVVSFMILHKISHKK
- a CDS encoding low temperature requirement protein A, producing MSNLIKHKRVEYSELFYDLVFVYAISKTTALIHHLHHGVLSLDAIFGFLMTLLVLVNSWMIQTVYTNRYGKNSLFNMTVMFINMAMLLLISNMITNDWQSYFHTFCWTVGTLTLTLFLQYLVEYLRKSTTPANRKSIKGFLWMTGLRTLAIYIAALLPIDFGIYVYMLGILLTFVMPIILTRHTSLFQINLPHLIERISLLVIITFGEMIMGLADFFTLENFSIHSILYFIIMVNLFMNYFGKFDHAIDEEGKNKGIFLIYSHYPIFIGLIMVTVSMSFLVNPEVHHHFATGFFYTGIGLFQAAILANGYFNKSHLKYDKLYYGLQAGMFLIGLVLSLLFSANPTIVITIATVMTLAMEVHFIHFYMTRTKKFSSPDWELY
- a CDS encoding AEC family transporter, whose product is MDIFLRSISGILVILGMILVGFIIGEKGWFDDKSRGLIAKLVTQVALPCYMLYTITQRFTAADLLKMLPALRFPALSMVILLGIATAVARIFAVRQDRRGLFISMFFNSNTIFVGLPINQALFGDDSIPYVLIYYMCNTTFFWTLGTYLIQRDGEGEARFDLKTSLKKVFSPPLMGFLLGLVLVMLQIKLPAFLASDLQYLGNLTTPLSMIFIGLSVSHVGVKQLVLGKDQLLILLGRFLVAPLLMATIVYWLPLPSLMKQVFIIQSAMPVMTNAPVVARLYGADSDYAAVMVTETTLATMVVIPILMLLMA
- a CDS encoding ECF transporter S component; amino-acid sequence: MKTEPIHRTSMWKFKLSAATMTLIPAAVGINYVAKALAEGLKLPVWLGSLGTFLASMLAGPVAGAISGFINNVIYGLTLSPISTVYAITSIGIGIAVGVLHANGWFSSARRVFVSAIIIAIVSAVISTPLNVIFWGGQTGIAWGDSLFAVMSANHAPKWLASFTDEFVLDILDKVCVAYLAFFIYRQLPKRMVHFFSGDK
- a CDS encoding TetR/AcrR family transcriptional regulator; protein product: MTEQDRRITKTRKAIYQAFLQLLNQKDYEAITVQEIIDLADVGRSTFYSHYESKELLLDELCQKLFHHLFERAEHLSPQDYLAHIFQHFKKNQDHVTSLLLSKNDYFIRQLRKELEHDVYPMVADELIKSHPTIPHSYLKHLVVSHFIETLSWWLKKGKSYTEQEVTQFYLEILKVGSN
- a CDS encoding ABC transporter ATP-binding protein → MDDDKRIVIENLTTRYPGTEQPQLRQINAEVHTGQVVGIIGNSHSGKSTLCRVLAGVIPKMVSAEIEGDWHMFGQRVSDNWPVYNAMNGVVLQNPAGQLSGLADTVADEIAFDLINQGMAEGLIQKRVEEVATQMGLIEQLNLRPESLSGGQSQRLAIATAIATNPAVLIMDDPTSQMDPLGRRQFFQWLAQVKETTVFIVTSEIDDLCEVADVVWVLHEGQMVAQGRPGEVFNHLEADWQIPAPTIQQLAQKMDWRLADGRCPVNDAELKEVCYVHN